A genomic window from Sphingomonas taxi includes:
- a CDS encoding circularly permuted type 2 ATP-grasp protein — protein MGKRPAFDEIMGMDGDTPPRPALAALGRWLEETPDDELRRRQEAAETTFRQLGITFAVYGDTDTRERIIPFDIVPRVFLADEWSRLSEGLVQRVEAINAFLDDIYGERRILKDGVLPEDLILGNPQFRPEIAGMRPPHGIWAHICGIDLVRTGPDEFYVLEDNARTPSGVSYMLENREAMVRLCPELFREYRVEPVDSYPDRLLETMKSVAPRGGASGPVCVVLTPGHYNSAYYEHSFLADSMGIELVEAADLVVDDDIVWMRTIAGRVRVDVIYRRVDDDYLDPLVFRADSMLGVPGLIAAYAAGNVAIINAPGNGIADDKAIYSYMPEIVRFYSGGEAKLPNVETWRCREPQALRYVLDHLDEVVVKLVDGSGGYGMLVGPTASRAEIEAFRAALIAEPHRYIAQPTLALSTVPTLADSGLSPRHVDFRPFVLSGSKGVQVVPGGLTRVALKEGSLVVNSSQGGGTKDSFVLMADSPYQRQTQTMGGMTQAQGFGV, from the coding sequence ATGGGGAAACGACCGGCGTTCGACGAGATCATGGGGATGGACGGCGATACGCCGCCGCGCCCGGCATTGGCCGCCCTCGGGCGCTGGCTGGAGGAGACGCCCGACGACGAACTGCGCCGGCGGCAGGAGGCGGCGGAGACGACCTTCCGCCAGCTCGGCATCACCTTCGCGGTCTATGGCGATACCGATACGCGCGAGCGGATCATCCCGTTCGACATCGTGCCGCGCGTCTTCCTCGCCGACGAATGGTCGCGGCTGTCCGAAGGGCTGGTGCAGCGGGTCGAGGCGATCAACGCCTTCCTCGACGACATCTATGGCGAGCGCCGCATCCTGAAGGACGGCGTGCTGCCCGAGGACCTGATCCTCGGCAATCCGCAATTCCGCCCCGAGATCGCCGGCATGCGGCCGCCGCACGGCATCTGGGCGCATATCTGCGGCATCGATCTGGTGCGCACCGGCCCGGACGAATTCTACGTGCTGGAGGACAATGCCCGCACGCCCTCGGGGGTGAGCTATATGCTCGAGAACCGCGAGGCGATGGTGCGCCTGTGCCCCGAGCTGTTCCGCGAATATCGCGTCGAACCGGTCGACAGCTATCCCGACCGGCTGCTCGAGACGATGAAGTCGGTGGCGCCGCGCGGCGGCGCGTCGGGGCCGGTGTGCGTGGTGCTGACGCCGGGCCATTACAATTCGGCCTATTACGAACACAGCTTCCTCGCCGATTCGATGGGGATCGAGCTGGTCGAGGCGGCGGATCTGGTCGTCGACGACGATATCGTGTGGATGCGGACGATCGCCGGGCGGGTGCGCGTCGACGTCATCTATCGCCGGGTCGACGACGATTATCTCGATCCCTTGGTGTTCCGCGCCGATTCGATGCTTGGCGTGCCGGGGCTGATCGCCGCTTATGCCGCGGGCAACGTCGCGATCATCAACGCGCCCGGCAACGGCATCGCCGACGACAAGGCGATCTATAGCTATATGCCGGAGATCGTGCGCTTCTATTCGGGCGGCGAGGCCAAGCTGCCGAATGTCGAGACGTGGCGCTGCCGCGAGCCGCAGGCGCTGCGCTACGTGCTCGATCATCTCGATGAGGTCGTCGTCAAGCTGGTCGACGGTTCGGGTGGCTATGGCATGCTGGTCGGGCCGACCGCGTCGCGCGCCGAGATCGAGGCGTTCCGCGCCGCGCTGATCGCCGAGCCGCACCGCTATATCGCGCAGCCGACGCTGGCGCTGTCGACGGTGCCGACGCTGGCCGACAGCGGCCTCAGCCCGCGCCACGTCGACTTCCGCCCGTTCGTGCTGAGCGGATCGAAGGGCGTGCAGGTGGTGCCCGGCGGGCTGACCCGCGTCGCGCTCAAGGAAGGCTCGCTGGTGGTCAATTCGAGCCAGGGCGGCGGCACCAAGGACAGTTTCGTGCTGATGGCCGACAGTCCGTATCAGCGGCAGACGCAGACGATGGGCGGGATGACGCAGGCGCAGGGGTTCGGGGTATGA